In Acidobacteriota bacterium, a single genomic region encodes these proteins:
- a CDS encoding NAD-dependent epimerase/dehydratase family protein, with the protein MKYLVTGATGFIGGCLARQLLRAGHEVAALVHNPGAAGDLETDGAVLHQGDVRDKSSLRVPMSGVDGLFHLAAWYRIGVKDRGEAYPINVEGTRNVLETALELGVPRIVYTSTVAVSSDTGGRLVDEGFRHQGPWLTEYERTKWMAHYQVAQPMAEAGLPLVILQPGVVYGPADTSAIGTAIRQYLRGRLPATPQRSTFCWAHVEDTAAAHLLAMEQGRAGESYIVAGPVHTFREVFELAERLTGIQAPRIHPGPGTLKALAACMSLLGAFLPLPPTYAAESLRVTAGTTYIGDDRKARRELGFAPRSLEEGLRETLDHEMEQLGLVTGGSSRNS; encoded by the coding sequence ATGAAATATCTGGTGACGGGCGCCACCGGATTCATCGGCGGCTGCCTGGCCAGGCAGCTCCTCCGGGCCGGACACGAGGTGGCGGCACTGGTGCACAACCCCGGGGCCGCCGGGGACCTCGAGACTGACGGCGCCGTCCTCCATCAGGGAGACGTCCGGGACAAATCCTCCCTGCGGGTTCCCATGAGCGGGGTTGACGGCCTCTTCCACCTTGCCGCCTGGTACCGAATCGGAGTCAAAGACCGGGGGGAGGCCTACCCAATCAACGTGGAGGGCACCCGCAACGTCCTGGAAACAGCCCTGGAGCTGGGCGTTCCCAGGATCGTCTACACCAGCACCGTCGCCGTCTCCTCCGACACCGGTGGAAGGCTGGTCGACGAAGGATTCCGCCACCAGGGCCCCTGGTTGACCGAGTACGAGCGAACCAAGTGGATGGCACACTACCAGGTGGCCCAACCCATGGCCGAGGCCGGCTTGCCATTGGTCATCCTGCAGCCCGGCGTCGTGTACGGACCCGCTGACACCAGCGCCATCGGCACGGCCATCCGGCAGTATCTGCGGGGCCGGCTGCCCGCAACCCCTCAACGATCCACATTCTGCTGGGCCCATGTCGAGGACACCGCCGCGGCTCATCTTCTGGCCATGGAACAAGGCCGGGCGGGCGAGAGCTACATCGTCGCCGGCCCGGTCCACACCTTCCGTGAGGTCTTCGAATTGGCAGAGCGCCTGACAGGCATCCAGGCGCCCCGGATTCACCCGGGACCCGGAACCCTGAAGGCCCTGGCAGCCTGCATGAGCCTGCTGGGAGCTTTCCTACCCCTCCCGCCGACATACGCGGCCGAGAGCCTTCGGGTCACGGCCGGGACAACTTACATCGGCGACGACCGCAAGGCCCGCCGCGAGTTGGGCTTCGCCCCCCGCTCGCTGGAGGAGGGACTGCGGGAAACGCTGGATCACGAAATGGAGCAGTTGGGACTGGTGACGGGCGGGTCCTCCAGAAATTCCTGA
- a CDS encoding acylase, with translation MRSRSRCVPGRWILLPGMALVLAVGACSPRNHGPTEILWDRWGVPHVHAADAGELFRAFGWAQMRNHANLILRLYGEARGRAAEYWGESHLDSDRYLRTMGVPERAQQWYLAQKPRFKGYLDRFVEGMNAYARRYPESIDSELGAVLPLDPTDVLGHLQRVIHLSFVGREVTFGRAGQPVPGSNGWAIAPSRSAGGNAMLLVNPHLPWSGLFTWFEAQWKTPEVDAYGATLVGMPILGLGFNDHLGWTHTTNPMDGIDLFELTVVEGGYRWDGAVRDFETESQSIRVRQPDGTTRRENLTVRRSVHGPVLEVKDDKAVAVRLVGLDQPHMFEQYWDMIRARSLPEFESALRRLQIPIFNLIYADREGHILYLFGGRTPVRSGGGWQDWQGIVPGNRTDMLWTRTHPYEELPRVVDPSNGWVQNANDPPWSSTLPRLLNPGDFPAYLAPRRLRFRAQRSLRMLKQDPKISFQSLSRYKHSTRMEMADRILDELTAAVSPRSSDLARQAARVLKGWDRQAEAESRGAVLFAEWVRNAGAGIFATPWQVREPLTTPKGLAQPAAAVAALERAARNTIESFGALDVPWGEVYRLRIGERDLPASGGPSRMGIFRSLEFAPEKDGRFRALFGDSFVALVEFSQPVQAKALLSYGNASQPDSRHRGDQLALFARKQLRPVWRTRQEIEANLESREVLSRIPHQ, from the coding sequence ATGAGAAGCCGAAGCCGTTGCGTACCGGGCCGATGGATCCTGCTGCCCGGGATGGCGCTGGTGCTGGCGGTTGGGGCCTGCAGCCCGCGTAATCACGGGCCGACCGAGATCCTGTGGGACCGCTGGGGAGTGCCCCACGTCCACGCCGCTGACGCCGGGGAACTTTTCCGGGCATTTGGCTGGGCCCAGATGAGGAACCATGCCAACCTGATCTTGCGGCTCTACGGCGAGGCTCGCGGCCGGGCAGCGGAGTATTGGGGAGAATCCCACCTGGATTCCGACCGCTACCTGAGAACCATGGGCGTGCCCGAGCGGGCACAGCAGTGGTACCTGGCGCAGAAGCCGCGGTTCAAGGGGTATCTGGACCGCTTTGTGGAGGGGATGAACGCCTATGCCCGCCGGTACCCGGAGAGTATCGATTCCGAGCTGGGGGCCGTGCTGCCCCTGGATCCCACCGATGTGCTGGGGCACTTGCAGCGGGTGATCCACCTCTCCTTTGTTGGAAGAGAGGTCACATTCGGCAGAGCCGGGCAACCGGTCCCGGGATCCAACGGATGGGCCATTGCCCCCTCGCGTTCGGCCGGAGGCAACGCCATGCTGCTGGTCAACCCCCACCTGCCCTGGAGCGGGCTATTCACCTGGTTCGAAGCCCAGTGGAAGACTCCGGAGGTGGATGCCTACGGGGCCACTCTGGTCGGAATGCCCATCCTGGGTTTGGGTTTCAACGATCACCTGGGTTGGACCCATACCACCAATCCGATGGACGGCATCGACCTGTTCGAGCTGACAGTGGTCGAAGGCGGCTACCGCTGGGATGGAGCCGTCAGGGACTTCGAGACCGAATCCCAGTCCATCCGGGTCCGCCAGCCGGACGGGACCACTCGCCGGGAGAACCTGACAGTGCGCCGCTCGGTCCACGGCCCGGTCCTGGAGGTCAAGGACGACAAGGCGGTTGCGGTTCGGCTGGTCGGTCTGGATCAGCCCCACATGTTCGAGCAGTACTGGGACATGATCCGGGCCAGGAGCCTCCCGGAGTTCGAATCGGCGTTGAGGCGGCTGCAGATTCCGATCTTCAATCTGATCTACGCCGATCGGGAGGGGCACATTCTCTACCTGTTCGGTGGACGAACACCGGTCCGTTCCGGAGGCGGCTGGCAGGATTGGCAGGGAATCGTTCCCGGGAACCGCACGGATATGCTCTGGACCCGGACCCATCCCTACGAAGAGTTGCCCCGGGTGGTGGATCCCTCCAACGGGTGGGTGCAGAACGCCAACGATCCGCCCTGGAGCTCGACCCTCCCCAGGCTGCTGAATCCCGGTGATTTCCCCGCCTATCTGGCCCCCCGTCGGCTGCGCTTCCGCGCTCAGCGATCGCTGCGCATGCTGAAGCAGGACCCGAAGATCAGCTTCCAATCCCTGAGCCGCTACAAGCATTCCACCCGGATGGAAATGGCCGACCGCATCCTGGACGAACTGACGGCCGCGGTGAGCCCGCGGTCAAGCGATCTGGCTCGACAGGCGGCTCGCGTGCTGAAGGGTTGGGACCGACAGGCCGAGGCGGAGAGCCGGGGCGCCGTGCTTTTCGCCGAATGGGTTCGGAACGCAGGCGCGGGGATATTTGCCACGCCCTGGCAGGTGCGGGAGCCCCTGACCACGCCCAAGGGACTGGCCCAGCCCGCTGCTGCCGTGGCCGCCTTGGAACGAGCCGCCCGCAACACTATTGAAAGTTTCGGCGCCCTGGACGTGCCCTGGGGAGAAGTCTATCGCCTGAGAATTGGAGAGCGCGATCTTCCGGCCAGCGGCGGTCCCAGCCGAATGGGGATATTTCGCTCCCTGGAGTTTGCTCCGGAGAAAGACGGCCGATTCCGGGCACTTTTCGGCGATTCCTTCGTGGCCCTGGTGGAATTTTCCCAACCGGTCCAGGCGAAGGCCCTGTTGAGCTACGGAAACGCCTCTCAACCCGACTCGCGCCACCGCGGCGACCAGTTGGCCCTGTTTGCCCGCAAGCAGCTGCGTCCGGTATGGCGGACCCGCCAGGAAATCGAAGCGAACCTGGAATCGAGGGAGGTTTTAAGCCGCATTCCTCACCAATAG
- a CDS encoding response regulator: MPNPDTLKRENEALRDCISKLSAASLRISASLNLATVLREAAESACELTGARYGVIATIDESGKIQDVVTAGFTPEEERRLMDWPNGVRLFEHFRDLPGPVRLRDLPDYVQSLGFSSKLVPSKTFQGTPMYHQGVNFGNFLLCGKEGSGEFTSEDEQVLVLFASQVAAAIANARTHRAEQQARADLEALVETSPVGVVVFGARTGHPLRVNREARRIVEGPHPSGKSPEQLLKAITYRRADGREIALNEFPLEQELSAATAVRAEEIVLEVPDGRSVRTLINATPIHSADREVESLVVTMQDLAPLEELERSRAEFLSLVSHELRAPLTSIKGSTATVLGASPPLVPSEMRQFFHIIDQQADHMRGLVSDLLDAGRIETGTLSVAPEPAEVANLVELARNTFQSGGGKHTILVDLPPNLPPVLADRRRIVQVLNNLFSNASRYAPAPSPIRVGAMRHGVYVAISISDEGKGVPQDLLPYLFRKHTRVGAGDQERGIRGLGLGLAICKGLVEAHGGRIRAESDGKGQGTRFTFTIPVAEQTGHSVARGSVRGASRSLRKGKEPRRVLVVDDDPQTLRYVRDALTEAGYSPLVTGDPREVSDLVKTKKPHLVLLDLMLPGTDGVELMERLPELGDLPVIFISGYARDETIAKALESGAADYIVKPFSPTELIARVQAALRRLVQPPEPFQLGDLAVHYEQHRVTLAGHPVELTATEYELLRVLSVNAGRVTTYDSLLRQVWSGKDTGDSQSVRAYVKRLRHKLGDDAANPEYIFNVRQVGYRMPKPNDL; this comes from the coding sequence TTGCCCAACCCCGACACGCTGAAGCGAGAAAACGAGGCGCTGCGGGACTGTATCTCCAAGCTGAGCGCGGCCAGCTTGCGCATCAGCGCCAGCCTCAATCTTGCGACGGTCCTGCGCGAGGCCGCGGAAAGCGCCTGCGAGCTCACCGGTGCCCGCTACGGTGTGATTGCAACCATCGACGAATCCGGGAAGATTCAGGACGTCGTCACCGCCGGTTTTACGCCCGAGGAGGAACGTCGACTCATGGACTGGCCCAACGGGGTGCGGTTGTTCGAACACTTCCGGGACCTCCCGGGACCGGTCAGACTGCGAGACCTGCCCGACTACGTCCAGTCTCTCGGCTTCTCTTCGAAGCTGGTGCCGTCGAAGACCTTTCAGGGAACGCCGATGTATCACCAGGGCGTCAACTTCGGCAACTTCCTTCTGTGCGGGAAGGAAGGCAGCGGGGAGTTCACCAGCGAGGACGAACAGGTCCTGGTACTGTTCGCGTCGCAAGTGGCGGCGGCGATCGCCAACGCTCGCACCCACCGGGCTGAGCAGCAGGCGAGGGCGGACCTGGAGGCGCTGGTCGAAACATCTCCGGTGGGGGTAGTAGTCTTCGGTGCCAGAACCGGACACCCGTTGAGGGTCAACCGAGAGGCAAGGCGGATCGTCGAGGGTCCGCACCCGTCGGGCAAATCCCCGGAGCAACTTCTGAAGGCCATTACCTACCGGCGTGCCGACGGCCGGGAAATTGCTCTGAACGAATTCCCGCTGGAGCAGGAGTTGAGCGCAGCCACCGCGGTGCGCGCCGAGGAGATCGTGCTCGAGGTTCCCGACGGCCGTAGCGTGAGGACGTTGATCAATGCCACTCCGATCCACTCCGCCGACCGCGAGGTCGAATCGCTGGTCGTGACCATGCAGGATTTGGCGCCGCTGGAGGAGTTGGAACGATCGCGAGCCGAGTTCCTGAGCCTGGTGAGCCACGAATTGCGGGCTCCGTTGACTTCGATCAAGGGATCGACCGCCACCGTGCTGGGCGCCTCACCGCCGCTGGTGCCCAGCGAGATGCGCCAGTTCTTCCACATCATCGATCAGCAGGCCGACCACATGCGGGGCCTGGTCAGCGATTTACTGGATGCCGGGCGCATCGAGACGGGCACCCTGTCCGTGGCCCCCGAGCCGGCGGAAGTGGCCAACCTGGTAGAACTGGCCAGAAACACCTTCCAGAGCGGGGGAGGGAAGCATACCATTCTTGTCGACCTGCCTCCGAACCTGCCCCCGGTGCTGGCGGACCGGAGGCGCATCGTCCAGGTTCTGAACAACCTCTTCTCCAACGCCTCCAGGTACGCTCCCGCACCCTCTCCGATCCGGGTGGGCGCGATGCGGCATGGCGTTTACGTGGCCATTTCGATCTCCGACGAAGGCAAGGGCGTGCCGCAGGACCTGCTACCCTACCTGTTTCGGAAGCACACGCGGGTCGGCGCCGGCGATCAGGAGCGTGGGATCAGGGGGTTGGGTCTGGGCCTGGCCATCTGCAAGGGGCTGGTGGAGGCCCACGGTGGCCGAATCCGGGCCGAGAGCGACGGGAAGGGTCAGGGCACGCGGTTTACTTTCACCATCCCGGTGGCCGAGCAGACCGGACACAGCGTCGCACGCGGCTCGGTCCGAGGCGCTTCCCGCTCACTACGGAAAGGGAAGGAACCCAGACGTGTTCTGGTGGTGGACGACGATCCCCAGACGCTGCGCTACGTTCGGGACGCTCTCACGGAAGCGGGCTATTCCCCTCTGGTGACCGGCGACCCGAGGGAGGTATCCGACCTGGTCAAGACCAAAAAGCCCCACCTGGTCCTGCTGGACCTGATGCTGCCCGGCACCGATGGCGTCGAGTTGATGGAGCGCCTTCCCGAGCTGGGCGACCTGCCGGTCATCTTCATCTCGGGCTACGCCAGGGACGAGACCATCGCCAAGGCCCTCGAAAGCGGGGCCGCCGACTACATCGTCAAGCCCTTCTCACCGACCGAGCTGATTGCGAGAGTCCAGGCGGCCCTGCGCAGACTTGTCCAGCCGCCGGAACCCTTCCAACTGGGGGACCTGGCCGTCCACTATGAGCAACACCGGGTGACGCTGGCGGGGCATCCCGTGGAACTGACGGCCACCGAGTACGAACTGCTCCGCGTACTGTCGGTCAACGCTGGACGGGTAACGACCTACGATTCGCTGCTGCGTCAGGTGTGGAGCGGAAAAGACACTGGCGACTCCCAATCGGTGCGTGCCTACGTGAAAAGACTGCGGCACAAGCTCGGCGACGACGCGGCCAACCCCGAATACATATTCAACGTACGCCAGGTCGGCTACCGCATGCCCAAGCCGAACGACCTGTGA
- a CDS encoding OmpA family protein — MGKQLLYLCAAICLSATPSVSQQLQQKTGDWEEINFATSRSVLTDGFPSLLRLAELLEQHPDYRVRLEGHADSIGPAGYNMNLGRRRAEAVRDFLVKYGATTEQIEIGAHGERRPAADNTLRSGRWMNRRVEITVTDGAGRVVSDQGVQEAIVSIGKGRNAQEGCCDQILKEMKKLDRILAVLEDLKDQYQKLEDKHQSLKADFDKLKQAQQVLGTEVAAAPKPVTEGRVRQMIGEETPKPSDKFARYNLMAGPASPDGNLTVGAQGQVFLPFGGRHAVQAQGDFRHGFRRNEGQFDLGIVNRFGPMQAGVFSSFKYVKFQEFSHGGSLGQAAGTLDYLFSQGRVGLFGTKGFLDGAILNSRFLGQNRVEETFLSIVDQLGVSTAIGAWGDSWFEGDFATQFRRFDSNSVGGSIRYVHPITDHIAVTLASGINETLISSSNRASFTVGLEFGKWLNPKNYARTEGPVPVNVPKVRYEVHTRTVRTGNDLPVADAGPDQVGVDSGAIMLDGSASYDPDDDPITFIWEQVSGPVVALASVTSSQTSFTAEERQTYHFRLTVKDDHGGVGTDSVMVSTADSRITIKSFTAEPIHIRIGEKTTLDWDVLNATEVEISGIGPVDPRSGSLTVSPTETTTYTLIARNPKREVKRTVEVTVDSHITIKGFTAEPIHIRIGEKTTLHWDVLYATEVEISGIGPVDPRSGSLTVSPTETTTYTLIARNPKREVKRTVEVTVDSHITIKGFTAEPIHIRIGEKTTLHWDVLNATEVEISGIGSVDPKGGSVTVNPTETTTYTLTARNPRREVTQTVEVTVDSEITILSFTAKPSQIFPGLGTEVTLDWDVLNATEVEISGIGSVDPKGGSVTVNPTETTTYTLTARNPRREVTQTVEVTVDSEITILSFTAKPSQIFPGLGTEVTLDWDVLNATEVEISGIGSVDPKGGSVTVNPTETTTYTLTARNPRREVTQTVEVTLLEGFPPRPR; from the coding sequence ATGGGCAAACAACTGCTGTATCTTTGCGCTGCCATCTGCCTTTCAGCAACGCCGTCGGTCAGTCAACAGCTCCAGCAAAAAACCGGTGATTGGGAAGAGATCAACTTCGCGACTAGCCGGTCGGTCCTCACCGACGGGTTCCCCAGCCTGCTGCGCCTGGCTGAACTGCTGGAGCAGCACCCTGACTACCGCGTCAGACTGGAGGGCCACGCTGACAGCATCGGTCCGGCCGGCTACAACATGAATCTGGGTCGCAGACGCGCCGAGGCGGTGCGGGATTTTCTTGTCAAGTACGGAGCAACGACGGAGCAGATCGAGATAGGAGCCCACGGTGAGCGGCGGCCAGCCGCCGACAACACACTGCGGTCGGGTCGCTGGATGAACCGCCGCGTCGAGATCACGGTCACTGACGGGGCAGGTCGAGTGGTCAGCGATCAGGGAGTCCAGGAAGCGATCGTGTCGATCGGAAAAGGGCGGAACGCTCAGGAAGGATGTTGCGATCAGATTCTAAAGGAGATGAAGAAACTCGATCGGATCCTGGCGGTGCTGGAGGATCTCAAGGACCAATACCAGAAACTCGAGGATAAACACCAATCCCTCAAAGCCGACTTCGACAAACTCAAGCAAGCACAGCAGGTGCTGGGAACCGAGGTGGCTGCCGCGCCTAAGCCTGTCACCGAGGGCCGAGTGCGCCAAATGATCGGTGAGGAGACCCCGAAGCCCTCCGACAAATTCGCGCGCTACAATCTGATGGCAGGACCCGCCTCGCCAGACGGCAACCTGACCGTGGGAGCCCAAGGTCAGGTGTTCCTACCGTTCGGCGGGCGTCATGCCGTCCAGGCTCAGGGCGACTTCAGGCACGGCTTCCGCCGGAACGAGGGGCAGTTCGATCTGGGGATCGTCAACCGCTTCGGACCGATGCAAGCGGGGGTCTTCTCGAGCTTCAAATACGTAAAGTTCCAAGAATTCAGCCACGGCGGGTCCCTCGGCCAGGCCGCCGGGACCCTCGACTACCTCTTCTCTCAGGGCCGGGTGGGACTGTTCGGGACCAAGGGGTTCCTCGACGGCGCCATCCTGAATAGCCGTTTCCTGGGCCAGAACCGAGTCGAAGAGACTTTCCTGAGCATTGTGGATCAACTGGGCGTCTCGACAGCCATTGGCGCATGGGGAGATTCCTGGTTCGAAGGCGATTTCGCGACCCAGTTCCGCCGCTTCGACAGCAACAGCGTCGGCGGAAGCATTCGCTATGTTCATCCGATCACCGACCATATTGCCGTTACTCTCGCCAGCGGCATCAACGAGACTCTGATCTCCAGCAGCAACAGGGCAAGCTTTACGGTTGGCCTTGAGTTCGGCAAATGGCTGAACCCGAAAAACTACGCCAGGACCGAGGGCCCCGTGCCTGTCAACGTCCCCAAGGTCCGCTATGAGGTGCATACGCGCACCGTCCGGACGGGCAATGATCTTCCGGTGGCCGACGCGGGGCCGGACCAAGTCGGCGTCGACTCCGGCGCCATCATGCTCGATGGCTCGGCTTCCTACGACCCGGACGACGATCCCATTACCTTTATCTGGGAACAGGTCAGTGGCCCTGTCGTGGCTCTCGCCTCCGTGACCTCCTCTCAGACCAGCTTCACGGCCGAAGAGAGGCAAACCTATCACTTTCGCCTGACTGTCAAGGACGATCACGGTGGAGTGGGTACAGACAGCGTGATGGTCAGCACGGCTGATTCCCGGATCACGATCAAGAGCTTCACGGCCGAGCCGATTCACATCCGAATCGGTGAGAAAACCACTCTGGACTGGGATGTCCTGAACGCAACCGAGGTGGAGATCTCCGGAATCGGTCCCGTCGACCCCAGAAGCGGCAGCCTGACCGTCAGTCCGACCGAAACCACCACCTACACGCTGATTGCCCGTAATCCCAAACGGGAGGTGAAACGGACCGTGGAAGTGACGGTTGATTCCCATATCACGATCAAGGGATTCACGGCCGAGCCGATTCACATCCGAATCGGTGAAAAGACCACTCTGCACTGGGACGTCCTCTACGCAACCGAGGTGGAGATCTCCGGAATCGGTCCCGTCGACCCCAGAAGCGGCAGCCTGACCGTCAGTCCGACCGAAACCACCACCTACACGCTGATTGCCCGTAATCCCAAACGGGAGGTGAAACGGACCGTGGAAGTGACGGTTGATTCCCATATCACGATCAAGGGATTCACGGCCGAGCCGATTCACATCCGAATCGGTGAGAAGACCACTCTGCACTGGGACGTGCTGAACGCGACCGAGGTGGAGATCTCGGGAATCGGCTCGGTCGACCCCAAGGGCGGCAGCGTGACCGTCAATCCAACCGAAACCACCACCTACACGCTGACCGCCCGCAATCCCAGACGTGAGGTGACTCAGACCGTGGAAGTGACGGTTGATTCCGAAATCACGATCCTTAGCTTTACGGCCAAACCCAGTCAGATCTTCCCTGGCCTGGGCACGGAAGTCACTCTGGACTGGGACGTGCTGAACGCGACCGAGGTGGAGATCTCGGGAATCGGCTCGGTCGACCCCAAGGGCGGCAGCGTGACCGTCAATCCAACCGAAACCACCACCTACACGCTGACCGCCCGCAATCCCAGACGTGAGGTGACTCAGACCGTGGAAGTGACGGTTGATTCCGAAATCACGATCCTTAGCTTTACGGCCAAACCCAGTCAGATCTTCCCTGGCCTGGGCACGGAAGTCACTCTGGACTGGGACGTGCTGAACGCGACCGAGGTGGAGATCTCGGGAATCGGCTCGGTCGACCCCAAGGGCGGCAGCGTGACCGTCAATCCAACCGAAACCACCACCTACACGCTGACTGCCCGCAATCCCAGACGTGAGGTGACCCAGACGGTTGAAGTGACGTTGCTTGAAGGGTTTCCGCCACGACCTCGGTGA
- a CDS encoding response regulator, protein MNRSDELRRQIEALQERVSRLSAAVLRISVSLDLDTVLQEVVDSGCALTGAQYGVITTGDEAGRVQEFVTSGFTPEEQEQMVAWTDGPRLFAHFRELDAPLRLTDLPTYVRALGFSSDLMRSKTLQVTPIRHGDDYVGNFFLAGKEGGREFTSGDEEMLVLFASQAAAAIANARTHRDERRARADLETLIETSPVGVVVFDGRTGKPVSINREVRRVVQALDMTSQSPEELLRMINCRRADGREVNLAEFPLAQQLSGGETVRGEEMTLTVPSGRSVTMLVNSTPIQAADGAVESVVVTLQDLAPLDELERSRAEFLSLVSHELRTPLAAIKGSAATVLDASPAPSLAEVLQFFRIIEQQADHMRGLISDLLDAGHIKAGTLSVTTEPAEVANLVEQARKTFQSGGGQHTLLIDLPPDLPRVLADRLRIVQVLNNLFSNASRHSSEAFPIRVSAVQDGVYVAISVSDEGQGIPPEQLPHLFRKDVRVGGGEGVTRGAGLGLAICKGLVEAHGGRIRADSGGAGLGARFTFTIPVAEETDSPVTIGFARGSSRSPEKGQGGTRILVMDDDPLTLRFVRDALSAAGYSPLVTGDPQELPRLIKTKKPELVLLDLVLPETDGIELMESLPELADLPVIFISAYGRDDTIARALEMGAADYIVKPFSARELTARVHAALRKLAATPKPFHLEDLEIDYEIRRVTVAGRTVQLTPLEYELLRTLSINAGRVTTYDSLIRQVWSGREYASARLVRTFVKNLRRKLGDHANVPTYIHNVHGVGYRLVAEDDQ, encoded by the coding sequence ATGAATCGTTCCGATGAACTGAGGCGTCAGATCGAGGCGCTCCAGGAGCGCGTCTCCAGACTGAGCGCCGCCGTCCTGCGCATCAGCGTCAGCCTCGATCTCGACACCGTGTTGCAGGAAGTGGTCGACAGTGGCTGCGCCCTGACCGGAGCCCAATACGGCGTGATCACCACCGGCGACGAAGCCGGAAGGGTCCAGGAGTTCGTCACTTCCGGCTTCACGCCCGAGGAACAAGAACAGATGGTTGCCTGGACGGACGGACCGCGGCTGTTCGCGCACTTTCGCGAGCTCGACGCGCCACTTCGGCTGACAGACCTGCCCACCTACGTCCGGGCGCTCGGCTTCTCGTCGGACCTGATGCGGTCGAAGACGCTGCAGGTCACGCCGATACGGCATGGGGACGACTACGTCGGCAACTTCTTCCTCGCCGGCAAGGAAGGCGGCCGGGAGTTCACCAGCGGCGACGAGGAGATGCTGGTGCTGTTCGCCTCCCAGGCCGCGGCCGCGATCGCCAACGCCCGTACGCACCGCGACGAGCGGCGGGCGCGGGCCGACCTGGAGACGCTGATCGAGACCTCACCGGTGGGCGTCGTGGTCTTCGACGGCAGAACCGGCAAGCCCGTGTCGATCAATCGGGAGGTGCGGCGAGTTGTCCAGGCCTTGGACATGACGAGTCAGTCACCCGAAGAGCTGCTGAGAATGATTAACTGCCGCCGTGCCGACGGACGGGAGGTCAACTTGGCGGAGTTCCCGCTGGCGCAGCAACTGAGCGGCGGCGAAACCGTGCGCGGTGAGGAGATGACGCTCACGGTCCCGAGCGGCCGGAGCGTCACCATGTTGGTCAACTCGACGCCGATACAGGCGGCCGACGGCGCGGTCGAGTCTGTCGTGGTCACCCTGCAGGACCTGGCTCCGCTTGACGAGTTGGAGCGGTCTCGAGCCGAGTTTCTGAGTCTTGTGAGTCACGAACTGCGGACACCGCTAGCCGCAATCAAGGGCTCGGCCGCCACCGTGCTGGACGCCTCTCCCGCCCCGAGCCTTGCCGAGGTACTTCAGTTTTTCCGCATCATCGAACAACAGGCTGATCACATGCGGGGCCTGATCAGCGACCTGCTGGATGCGGGACATATCAAGGCGGGTACTCTGTCGGTAACCACGGAGCCGGCGGAGGTGGCCAACCTGGTGGAACAGGCCAGGAAAACCTTCCAGAGCGGTGGCGGCCAGCACACGCTCCTGATCGACCTGCCGCCCGATTTGCCTCGAGTTCTGGCCGACCGGCTCCGCATCGTCCAGGTTCTCAACAACCTTTTTTCCAATGCGTCGAGGCATTCTTCCGAAGCCTTTCCCATCCGGGTCTCAGCCGTGCAAGATGGCGTATACGTGGCAATCTCGGTCTCCGATGAAGGTCAGGGCATACCGCCGGAGCAGTTGCCACATCTATTCCGCAAGGACGTGCGTGTGGGAGGCGGCGAGGGCGTCACCAGGGGGGCGGGCCTGGGGTTGGCCATTTGCAAGGGTCTGGTGGAAGCCCACGGGGGCCGCATCCGGGCCGATAGCGGCGGAGCGGGTCTGGGAGCGCGGTTCACTTTCACTATTCCGGTAGCCGAAGAGACTGACAGTCCTGTCACTATCGGCTTCGCCCGCGGTTCCTCGCGCTCACCGGAGAAAGGACAGGGGGGCACGCGCATCCTTGTAATGGACGACGACCCGCTGACGCTCCGCTTCGTTCGCGACGCGCTCTCTGCCGCGGGCTACTCTCCGCTTGTAACCGGGGACCCTCAGGAACTGCCCCGTCTGATCAAGACGAAGAAGCCCGAACTGGTCCTGCTGGATCTGGTGCTTCCCGAGACCGACGGCATCGAGCTGATGGAAAGCCTGCCCGAGTTGGCCGATTTGCCGGTCATCTTCATCTCCGCCTACGGAAGAGACGACACTATCGCCAGGGCCCTGGAGATGGGCGCCGCCGACTACATCGTCAAGCCCTTCTCTGCGAGGGAGTTGACGGCGAGGGTCCATGCTGCCCTGCGGAAGCTTGCCGCAACGCCCAAACCCTTCCATCTGGAGGATCTGGAGATCGACTACGAGATACGTCGGGTGACCGTGGCCGGCCGGACGGTGCAACTGACACCCCTCGAATACGAACTTCTCCGCACCCTGTCGATCAACGCCGGACGGGTTACGACATACGATTCCCTGATTCGCCAAGTGTGGAGCGGTAGGGAGTATGCCAGCGCTCGGCTGGTGCGCACTTTCGTGAAGAATCTCCGCCGTAAGCTTGGCGATCACGCGAATGTCCCCACCTATATTCACAACGTGCACGGGGTCGGCTACCGTTTGGTGGCCGAAGACGACCAGTGA